Proteins from one Mugil cephalus isolate CIBA_MC_2020 chromosome 15, CIBA_Mcephalus_1.1, whole genome shotgun sequence genomic window:
- the LOC125021382 gene encoding regulatory factor X-associated protein has protein sequence MNEEDSSSTPSKDKDSTLLLTKDGQRYYVSKSGVVDSRNVTTPQEPENNVSSYDMDDPDEEGDLLDTSDPRDSAASPEELNDEETSEGDNAPKQCTYEGCTETTTQVAKQRKPWMCKKHRNKMYKDKYKKKKSDQAMSSGKLDENSEERPVSVNKQRLGAMGDRPPRPSLIEQVLNQKRLSLLRSPEVISFLQQQQQLLATQSRSQSQQQFPGC, from the exons ATGAACGAAGAAGACAGCTCATCCACTCCAAGTAAAGACAAAGACTCGACTCTTCTCCTCACTAAAGACGGACAAAGGTATTACGTGAGCAAGAGCGGCGTCGTGGACAGCAGAAATGTGACGACGCCGCAGGAGCCGGAGAACAACGTCTCATCCTACGACATGGACGATCCGGACGAGGAGGGCGACCTCCTGGACACGTCGGACCCCAGAGACAGCGCCGCCAGCCCGGAGGAGCTCAACGACGAGGAGACCTCGGAGGGCGACAACGCCCCCAAACAGTGCACGTACGAGGGATGCACGGAGACCACGACGCAGGTGGCCAAGCAGAGGAAGCCGTGGATGTGCAAGAAGCACCGGAACAAGATGTACAAAGACaagtacaagaagaagaagagcgatCAGGCCATGTCCAGCGGAAAACTTGAC GAAAACTCTGAGGAGCGACCTGTGTCTGTGAACAAACAGCGTCTCGGTGCCATGGGAGACCGTCCACCCAGACCTTCTCTGATAGAGCAGGTCCTCAACCAGAAAAGACTG TCTCTGCTCAGGAGTCCGGAGGTGATCagcttcctgcagcagcagcagcagctcctggcCACACAGAGCCGCAGCCAATCACAGCAGCAGTTCCCGGGCTGCTGA